The following are encoded in a window of Limibacter armeniacum genomic DNA:
- a CDS encoding PD-(D/E)XK nuclease-like domain-containing protein, which yields MLKVNYKIITMPEEYYRRLPALSNSDLTVAKHLLAGIPYSKPMAAFRFGRAVHLCLLEPERWQQWKAETDQVTAQKVELLAAAARQNTALEKLLARCYTRKEQVVLWQDPITKIDCKARIDLLRERQLVADLKTTRAASLEGFISDAERFDYDRQLAFYGMALQPKRYLLAGISKKKLGSVYFISLAQDDHFILRGRQKVAAIIRTLQKQPAVLRQVLAAREV from the coding sequence ATGCTAAAAGTCAACTACAAGATCATCACCATGCCCGAAGAATACTACCGCCGCCTTCCGGCACTCTCCAACTCAGACCTGACCGTAGCCAAGCACCTGCTGGCGGGTATTCCATACAGCAAACCCATGGCAGCCTTCCGTTTTGGCAGAGCCGTACACCTATGCCTACTGGAGCCGGAGCGGTGGCAGCAATGGAAAGCCGAAACGGATCAAGTCACCGCCCAGAAGGTAGAACTACTGGCCGCTGCCGCAAGGCAAAACACTGCCCTTGAAAAACTGCTTGCACGCTGTTATACCCGAAAGGAACAAGTGGTATTGTGGCAAGACCCCATCACAAAGATTGATTGCAAGGCCAGAATTGACCTGCTGCGGGAGCGGCAGCTGGTGGCAGACCTCAAGACCACCAGAGCAGCGAGTCTGGAGGGTTTTATCTCGGATGCCGAGCGCTTTGATTATGACCGGCAACTCGCTTTCTATGGGATGGCCTTGCAACCGAAGCGTTACCTCTTGGCCGGTATCAGCAAGAAGAAGCTGGGCAGCGTCTACTTTATCAGCCTAGCCCAAGACGATCACTTTATCCTGAGAGGCAGACAGAAGGTGGCCGCCATTATCCGCACCCTGCAAAAACAGCCAGCAGTATTGAGGCAGGTACTCGCCGCTAGGGAGGTGTAA
- a CDS encoding SymE family type I addiction module toxin, which produces MKTTFKIMQRKYYRRRFREVCFPSLALEGKQLQTAGFAAGEKVKVSIEHHKITIEKC; this is translated from the coding sequence ATGAAAACCACTTTCAAGATTATGCAGCGGAAGTACTACCGCCGCCGCTTCCGCGAGGTATGCTTCCCTTCGTTAGCCCTAGAAGGCAAACAGCTCCAAACCGCTGGCTTTGCCGCTGGCGAAAAGGTCAAGGTCAGCATCGAGCACCACAAAATCACCATTGAAAAATGCTGA
- a CDS encoding replication initiation protein: MNYHITKTTRKVRKSNALINAREKVSLSALEQKLILFSITELDGAEPSRPLTIEFQDFFGERKLKSSQYRDLRKACKSVASAMVAFEQTDDKGEVQLGEYVPVFGKIVADNMRGELTFEFNSHILPHITDLKKNFTSYLYRNVAELKSAYAIRIYELLQQGVDRYASREFSVEELKEILGIAGLKTYEKFGKFRQTVLDKACAEITEKTDMDVSWEEAEKQRNKITAIRFLMNLKQPAEKVKVKAVEKAASPSSVAPKQLTIGETVPKTFTFESEKHRRLHARLLELELSSGQAMVVVKEVGVEGETGIWKLVNEIKMGVKDGKVTSVKSYTLKLLKDRYQLSL, encoded by the coding sequence ATGAATTACCATATCACCAAAACGACGCGCAAGGTGCGCAAGAGTAATGCCCTGATCAATGCCCGGGAGAAGGTAAGCCTGTCGGCATTGGAGCAGAAGCTGATTCTCTTTTCCATTACCGAACTGGATGGTGCGGAGCCCTCCAGGCCGCTAACGATCGAGTTCCAGGACTTTTTCGGCGAGCGCAAACTCAAGAGCAGCCAGTACCGAGACCTTCGGAAAGCCTGCAAGAGTGTGGCCTCTGCCATGGTGGCTTTTGAGCAGACCGACGACAAGGGCGAGGTACAGCTGGGCGAGTATGTGCCGGTATTCGGCAAGATTGTCGCCGACAATATGCGTGGGGAACTCACCTTTGAGTTCAACAGCCATATCCTGCCCCATATCACGGACCTGAAGAAGAACTTCACCTCTTACCTTTACCGCAATGTGGCAGAGCTCAAGAGTGCCTATGCCATCCGCATCTACGAGCTGTTGCAGCAAGGGGTGGACCGCTATGCCAGCCGGGAATTTTCCGTCGAGGAACTGAAGGAGATACTGGGCATTGCCGGTTTGAAGACCTACGAGAAGTTTGGCAAGTTCCGCCAGACCGTGCTGGACAAGGCCTGCGCCGAGATTACCGAAAAGACCGATATGGATGTAAGTTGGGAAGAGGCCGAAAAGCAGCGCAACAAGATCACAGCCATCCGTTTCCTGATGAATTTGAAGCAGCCCGCAGAGAAAGTGAAAGTGAAAGCAGTGGAAAAGGCAGCCAGTCCCTCCAGTGTAGCGCCCAAGCAGCTTACCATCGGGGAGACAGTCCCCAAGACATTTACCTTTGAAAGCGAAAAACACCGCCGCCTGCATGCACGGCTGCTGGAGCTGGAGCTTTCAAGCGGACAGGCCATGGTAGTCGTGAAGGAAGTAGGGGTAGAAGGGGAGACCGGCATCTGGAAGCTGGTCAATGAGATCAAGATGGGGGTCAAGGACGGTAAGGTCACCAGCGTGAAGAGCTATACGCTGAAGCTGCTCAAGGATCGGTACCAACTTTCACTATAA
- a CDS encoding helix-turn-helix domain-containing protein yields the protein MIGENIARLRKKQNVKQKELAEKVGLSVQGLIKWEKGSVEIPYSGLSKVAEVLGVPLDYLVKGEPARVISFINSKGGNTKSSLLRQIAMGLITLDEGTRVLCVDTDPQQTLMMYAENGVHERIAVEAFDSRSIAVSEKYRKLIDEQKYAYDYILVDTAGYVAVTDLLTSIIASSDVVVPITLNETALGPTISSISNIAEVRDSLSLPTRIFGIKNRVNRSVKESKMPFELDGYLGLKLLENYLPDSIRYQRDTNFSDTDVSEEVQLMARELLVGLSV from the coding sequence ATGATCGGGGAAAACATCGCAAGGCTTCGCAAGAAGCAAAACGTCAAGCAGAAGGAGCTGGCCGAAAAGGTAGGCCTTTCGGTGCAGGGCCTTATCAAGTGGGAAAAAGGCTCGGTGGAGATTCCTTACTCGGGGCTGTCAAAGGTGGCCGAGGTACTGGGCGTACCGCTGGATTACCTGGTAAAAGGGGAGCCGGCACGTGTGATCTCCTTTATCAACTCCAAGGGGGGCAATACCAAGTCTTCGCTGCTGCGCCAGATCGCCATGGGGCTGATTACCTTGGATGAGGGAACCCGTGTGCTTTGCGTCGATACCGATCCGCAGCAGACGCTGATGATGTATGCCGAAAACGGGGTGCACGAGCGCATTGCCGTGGAGGCGTTTGACTCCCGCTCGATTGCCGTTTCTGAAAAGTACCGCAAGCTGATTGACGAGCAGAAGTATGCCTACGACTATATCCTGGTGGACACTGCGGGTTATGTGGCCGTTACGGACCTTTTGACCAGCATTATCGCCTCTTCGGATGTGGTGGTGCCGATCACCCTGAACGAAACGGCTTTGGGGCCTACGATCTCCTCGATCAGCAACATTGCCGAGGTCAGGGACAGCCTTTCGCTGCCGACCCGCATTTTCGGGATCAAGAACCGTGTGAACCGTTCGGTGAAGGAATCCAAGATGCCTTTTGAGCTGGACGGTTATTTGGGGCTAAAGCTGCTGGAAAATTACTTGCCGGACAGCATCCGCTACCAGCGGGATACCAACTTTTCGGATACCGACGTTTCGGAAGAAGTACAGCTGATGGCCCGCGAGCTGCTTGTAGGCCTTAGCGTATAA
- a CDS encoding ParB N-terminal domain-containing protein: MLNLDKFKAKEAEKAKNHSTDFQQAAQAEEQRQITFKTPAGFHVDPALEALIRKQTEQEAAEFEESVQKEGVREPILYWRHSVGHSVVETVVDGHHRLRAAQRQRIEYVPCRELHFASENEVRIWMLKNQLGRRNLSDAEKISIGLQLTAYLEEEAKRNQGHGVESEKIDRLAQVAELTDTSRRNVSKMKKIADSGDDALKAAVMAGEKSIHRGYEELKSREQEEEKKPTASKGKLYAEPVKKLFRKAELWKAGKLTDDQFRDEMEKLMGLSD; encoded by the coding sequence ATGCTGAACCTGGATAAATTCAAGGCCAAGGAGGCCGAAAAAGCCAAGAACCATTCAACCGATTTCCAGCAGGCTGCCCAAGCCGAGGAGCAGCGGCAGATTACCTTCAAGACGCCGGCGGGATTCCATGTGGATCCGGCACTGGAGGCGCTGATCCGAAAGCAGACCGAGCAGGAGGCTGCCGAGTTTGAGGAGTCTGTACAGAAGGAGGGGGTGCGGGAGCCGATCCTCTACTGGCGCCACAGCGTTGGCCATTCGGTGGTGGAAACCGTGGTGGATGGTCACCACCGTTTGCGTGCTGCCCAGCGCCAGCGCATTGAGTATGTGCCTTGCCGTGAGCTGCACTTTGCTTCGGAGAATGAGGTCAGGATCTGGATGCTCAAGAACCAGCTGGGGCGACGGAACCTGTCGGATGCGGAGAAGATCTCGATCGGCTTGCAGCTGACCGCTTACCTGGAGGAGGAAGCCAAGCGCAACCAGGGCCATGGGGTAGAGAGTGAGAAGATTGACCGTTTGGCGCAGGTAGCCGAGCTGACCGATACCAGCCGCCGGAATGTGTCGAAGATGAAGAAGATTGCAGACTCTGGCGATGATGCGCTGAAGGCGGCCGTGATGGCGGGTGAGAAAAGTATCCACCGTGGGTATGAGGAGCTGAAGAGTCGTGAGCAGGAAGAGGAGAAAAAGCCTACTGCCAGCAAGGGCAAGCTGTATGCGGAGCCTGTCAAGAAGCTGTTCCGGAAGGCGGAACTGTGGAAAGCGGGCAAGCTGACCGATGACCAGTTTCGGGATGAGATGGAGAAACTGATGGGGTTAAGTGATTGA